A single genomic interval of Cellvibrio sp. PSBB023 harbors:
- the uca gene encoding urea carboxylase translates to MLKTVLIANRGEIAVRIAKTLKKMGIESVAVYSDADRNSAHVTACDRAVCLGGNTAAESYLKADLILAAAKETGAQAIIPGYGFLSENAAFCEKCEAEGIAFCGPTPAQIREFGLKHTSREIAEKAGVPLTPGTGLLASLDDAVASAAQLGYPVMLKSTAGGGGIGLTRCNNEAELIAAYESVKRLGQNFFSDSGVFLERFVDNARHVEVQIFGDGKGNVLALGERDCSLQRRNQKVVEETPAPNLPAATRDKLLAASKSLGEAVNYRSAGTIEYIYDAARDAFYFLEVNTRLQVEHPITEACTGVDLVEWMILTAAGTPPKLDIEINPKGAAIEVRLYAEDPVRDFQPSPGVLTDVHFSESARIDTWVSTGTEVSPYYDPMIAKIIVYGKDRADAISKMKTALNETRAAGIATNLDYLRQIIATDFFGSGNVATNKLASFEYQAPVVEVLQPGTYTSVQDYPGRVGLWSIGVPPSGPMDDYAFRLANRIVGNHESAAALEYTIIGPKLKFHRDATIALTGATSPAKIDGELIPFWQPVAIKAGQILEVGKADQGCRGYLAVRNGFDVPVYLGSRSTFALGQFGGHAGRTLRATDMLPISNPAIAACTTPAPVYEAAAAPKELIPTYPNEWEIGVLYGPHGAPDFFTEDAIDMFFSTAWEVHYNSNRLGIRLNGPKPTWTRSDGGEAGLHPSNIHDTEYAVGSINFTGDMPVILTKDGPSLGGFVCPVTIVKAELWKVGQVKPGDKIRFKRLSFDAALALELSTDRAIENLSVQPQVLLAPIVKPENTISDCIVAALQPQGSRPLVSYRQAGDKYILLEYGDNILELSLRLRVYALMEALKASPINGVIELSPGVRSLQINYDSRVIHQQQLINQLLVIEETLGDARDTKVPSRIVYMPMAFEDSATLDAVSRYRQSVRDTAPWLPSNTEFMRRINGLDSVEQVKQILFETSYMVLGLGDVYLGAPCAVPVDPRHRLLTSKYNPARTYTAEGTVGIGGVYMCIYGMDSPGGYQLVGRTLPIWNKFLKNPIFKDGEPWLLKFFDRVRYYEVTEEELTAQREAFREGRLSLRIEEDYFSLAEHEQFLQDNAASIAEFKEKQQAAFTKEVALWQADEEKNVDAALQAKVNTNPIEVDGHAVTADISGNIWKLLVEPGQLVEADQPLLIVEAMKMEFSVYADRTAKVSAIHCEPGKQVNAGDLLLVLETD, encoded by the coding sequence ATGTTGAAGACCGTACTTATTGCCAACCGCGGAGAAATCGCGGTGCGTATTGCCAAAACGCTGAAAAAAATGGGCATCGAATCTGTCGCAGTCTATTCTGATGCAGACCGTAATTCAGCGCACGTCACCGCATGTGATAGAGCAGTTTGTCTTGGAGGCAATACGGCGGCAGAAAGTTATTTGAAGGCAGATTTAATACTCGCCGCTGCCAAAGAAACTGGCGCGCAAGCAATTATTCCAGGTTACGGCTTCCTGTCCGAAAATGCTGCCTTCTGCGAAAAATGTGAGGCGGAAGGTATTGCCTTCTGCGGTCCAACCCCCGCACAAATTCGCGAATTTGGTTTAAAGCACACCTCGCGTGAAATTGCAGAAAAAGCCGGTGTGCCGCTCACTCCCGGAACCGGTTTATTGGCATCGCTTGATGATGCCGTAGCCTCTGCAGCACAACTGGGATATCCAGTAATGTTAAAAAGCACCGCCGGTGGTGGTGGTATTGGTTTAACGCGCTGCAACAACGAAGCGGAACTAATCGCCGCCTATGAAAGTGTAAAACGTTTAGGTCAAAACTTTTTTAGTGACAGCGGTGTATTTCTCGAACGCTTTGTCGATAACGCCCGCCACGTAGAAGTACAAATTTTTGGTGATGGTAAAGGTAACGTACTTGCATTGGGTGAACGCGATTGCTCCCTGCAACGCCGCAACCAAAAAGTGGTTGAAGAAACTCCTGCACCCAATTTACCCGCTGCCACCCGCGATAAATTATTGGCCGCATCCAAAAGCTTGGGCGAAGCCGTTAACTATCGCTCTGCTGGTACCATTGAATATATTTACGATGCCGCGCGCGATGCGTTTTACTTTTTGGAAGTAAATACCCGCCTGCAAGTTGAACACCCCATTACTGAAGCTTGCACTGGTGTAGATCTGGTTGAGTGGATGATCCTCACCGCTGCCGGTACTCCGCCAAAACTGGATATTGAAATCAATCCCAAAGGCGCTGCGATTGAGGTACGTTTATATGCTGAAGATCCAGTGCGCGATTTCCAACCATCACCGGGCGTATTAACCGACGTTCACTTTTCCGAATCGGCACGTATCGATACCTGGGTTTCGACCGGTACTGAAGTATCGCCCTATTACGATCCAATGATCGCCAAAATTATTGTGTACGGTAAAGATCGCGCTGATGCGATTAGCAAAATGAAAACCGCGTTGAACGAAACGCGCGCAGCAGGTATTGCGACCAATTTGGATTACTTGCGTCAAATTATCGCAACGGATTTTTTTGGCAGCGGCAATGTTGCCACCAATAAATTAGCTAGCTTTGAATATCAAGCACCCGTTGTAGAAGTATTACAGCCTGGTACTTACACCAGCGTGCAGGATTACCCCGGTCGCGTCGGTTTGTGGAGCATTGGTGTTCCACCCTCAGGCCCGATGGATGATTACGCATTCCGTTTGGCCAACCGTATTGTGGGCAACCATGAAAGTGCAGCCGCGCTTGAATACACCATCATCGGGCCGAAATTAAAATTCCATCGCGATGCAACCATCGCGCTGACGGGTGCGACATCACCTGCAAAAATTGATGGTGAATTAATTCCATTCTGGCAACCGGTTGCCATTAAAGCCGGACAAATTCTGGAAGTGGGCAAAGCCGACCAAGGTTGTCGCGGATACCTTGCAGTGCGCAATGGTTTTGATGTCCCCGTGTATTTAGGCAGCCGCTCTACCTTTGCACTTGGTCAATTCGGCGGCCACGCAGGTCGCACCTTGCGCGCGACTGATATGTTGCCGATTAGCAATCCGGCAATCGCAGCCTGCACAACTCCTGCACCAGTTTACGAAGCAGCAGCAGCGCCGAAAGAATTAATCCCAACCTACCCTAATGAATGGGAAATCGGTGTGCTTTATGGCCCACACGGTGCGCCAGATTTTTTCACTGAAGATGCGATTGATATGTTTTTTTCAACCGCATGGGAAGTGCACTACAACTCCAACCGTTTGGGTATTCGTTTGAATGGCCCCAAACCCACATGGACTCGCAGTGACGGCGGCGAAGCAGGATTACATCCTTCAAACATACACGATACTGAATACGCCGTTGGCTCCATTAATTTCACTGGCGATATGCCGGTAATCCTCACCAAAGATGGCCCCAGCCTCGGTGGATTTGTTTGCCCGGTAACTATCGTTAAAGCAGAGTTGTGGAAAGTCGGCCAGGTAAAACCGGGCGATAAAATTCGTTTTAAACGCTTGAGTTTTGATGCCGCACTCGCGTTGGAGTTATCTACCGATCGTGCAATTGAAAACCTGAGCGTACAGCCGCAAGTGTTACTCGCACCGATTGTTAAACCGGAAAACACCATTTCTGATTGTATCGTTGCAGCATTGCAACCGCAGGGCAGCCGCCCATTGGTGAGTTATCGTCAGGCAGGAGACAAATATATTCTGCTCGAATACGGCGACAATATTCTTGAATTGAGTTTGCGCTTGCGTGTGTATGCGTTGATGGAAGCATTAAAAGCATCACCCATTAATGGTGTGATTGAATTATCGCCAGGGGTTCGCTCACTGCAAATTAATTACGATAGCCGCGTTATCCATCAACAACAATTAATCAATCAGTTGTTAGTGATTGAAGAAACACTCGGCGACGCACGTGACACCAAAGTACCGAGTCGCATTGTGTATATGCCAATGGCCTTTGAAGATTCGGCAACTCTGGATGCGGTTTCCCGCTATCGTCAGTCGGTGCGCGATACAGCGCCTTGGTTGCCGAGCAACACTGAATTTATGCGTCGTATTAACGGCCTTGATTCCGTCGAGCAAGTAAAACAAATTTTGTTTGAAACCAGCTACATGGTGTTGGGTTTGGGCGATGTTTATCTCGGTGCACCGTGCGCCGTACCGGTTGACCCGCGTCATCGTTTGCTCACCTCCAAATACAATCCAGCGCGCACTTATACAGCAGAAGGCACCGTGGGAATCGGCGGCGTTTACATGTGTATTTACGGCATGGATTCTCCCGGCGGTTACCAATTGGTTGGCCGCACACTGCCGATCTGGAATAAATTCCTAAAAAATCCGATCTTCAAAGATGGTGAGCCTTGGCTATTAAAATTCTTTGACCGTGTGCGCTACTACGAAGTCACCGAAGAAGAATTAACCGCACAACGCGAAGCATTCCGCGAAGGCCGTTTAAGCCTGCGCATCGAAGAAGATTATTTCAGCCTCGCCGAGCACGAACAATTCTTGCAAGACAATGCTGCAAGCATTGCCGAATTCAAAGAAAAACAACAAGCGGCTTTCACTAAAGAAGTCGCGCTATGGCAAGCGGATGAAGAAAAAAATGTAGATGCGGCTCTGCAAGCCAAAGTAAACACTAATCCGATTGAAGTTGACGGTCACGCTGTGACAGCCGATATCAGTGGCAACATTTGGAAGCTTCTGGTTGAACCGGGTCAATTAGTGGAAGCAGATCAGCCACTGTTAATTGTAGAAGCGATGAAAATGGAATTCTCCGTGTACGCCGACCGCACCGCAAAGGTCAGTGCAATTCATTGCGAGCCGGGCAAGCAAGTGAATGCAGGGGATTTGTTGTTGGTGCTTGAGACAGATTAA
- the urtE gene encoding urea ABC transporter ATP-binding subunit UrtE → MLEIKNINQYYGQSHILWDLSLNLKQGTCGCLIGRNGVGKTTLLKCITGLLPVRDGVITLNGYDINKLSTENRARGGIGFVPQGREIFPLLTVEENLKISLGARKDKSRFIPGLIYELFPVLKEMKHRRGGDLSGGQQQQLAIGRALVLDPKLLILDEPTEGIQPNVVRDIGEVIRKLNRELDLTVLLVEQKLPFARRVADDFFIMEKGSVVATGPIANLNDDLVQRYLSV, encoded by the coding sequence ATGCTTGAAATAAAAAACATCAATCAGTATTACGGCCAAAGTCATATCCTGTGGGATTTATCACTCAACCTGAAACAGGGCACCTGTGGCTGTTTGATTGGTCGCAACGGCGTTGGTAAAACCACCCTGCTTAAATGCATCACCGGTTTATTGCCCGTGCGCGATGGCGTCATTACCCTTAACGGTTATGATATCAACAAACTCTCGACGGAAAACCGTGCGCGCGGTGGTATAGGTTTTGTACCTCAAGGCCGTGAAATATTTCCACTGCTGACGGTGGAAGAGAACTTGAAAATATCACTCGGGGCACGCAAGGATAAATCCCGCTTTATCCCCGGATTGATTTACGAATTGTTTCCGGTATTAAAAGAAATGAAGCACCGCCGCGGCGGCGATTTATCTGGCGGCCAGCAACAACAATTAGCTATTGGCCGTGCACTGGTGTTAGACCCCAAGTTATTAATCCTGGACGAACCCACCGAAGGCATACAACCTAACGTAGTGCGCGATATAGGCGAGGTAATTCGCAAGTTAAATCGCGAATTAGATTTAACCGTATTACTGGTCGAGCAGAAACTCCCCTTTGCCCGCCGTGTGGCCGATGATTTTTTTATCATGGAAAAAGGCAGTGTGGTCGCCACTGGACCTATCGCCAATTTGAATGACGATTTGGTGCAGCGGTATTTGAGTGTGTAA
- the urtC gene encoding urea ABC transporter permease subunit UrtC, with protein sequence MLTQRLLLSDRGGMIVLGLVLLAMVLVPICNILVPETSALHVSTFTVTLLGKFLCYALLALAVDLIWGYCGILSLGHGAFFALGGYAMGMYLMRQIGPRGQYGDPLLPDFMVFLNWQELPWYWQGFDMFWFAMLMVIAIPGLLAFIFGWLAFRSRVTGVYFSIITQALTYALMLAFFRNEMGFGGNNGLTDFKDILGFPIAANGTRISLFLASGFMLIFAYIACRYIVTSRMGKIIVSIRDAESRTRFCGYKVESYKLWLFVFSAMLAGIAGALYVPQVGIINPGEFSPLNSIELVVWVATGGRGTLFGAIVGAFTVNYGKTVFTSYSPETWLFALGALFVIVTLVLPKGLVGLFSRFRKAPATSETSDTEKTEPTAATKETV encoded by the coding sequence ATGTTAACCCAACGTTTATTACTCAGTGATCGCGGCGGCATGATTGTGCTGGGGCTGGTCTTATTAGCGATGGTGCTAGTGCCCATTTGCAATATCCTGGTGCCTGAGACATCGGCACTGCACGTATCCACCTTTACCGTCACCTTGCTCGGTAAATTTTTATGTTATGCCCTGCTCGCACTGGCGGTAGATTTAATCTGGGGCTACTGCGGTATTTTGTCGCTCGGTCACGGCGCTTTTTTTGCGCTCGGCGGTTATGCCATGGGCATGTATTTGATGCGACAAATCGGCCCACGCGGACAATACGGCGACCCATTACTGCCAGATTTTATGGTGTTCTTAAACTGGCAAGAATTACCGTGGTACTGGCAGGGGTTTGATATGTTTTGGTTTGCCATGTTGATGGTTATTGCCATTCCCGGTTTACTCGCCTTTATCTTTGGCTGGTTGGCTTTTCGTTCGCGCGTGACCGGTGTGTATTTTTCCATTATCACCCAAGCGCTAACCTATGCCTTGATGCTTGCATTTTTCCGCAATGAAATGGGCTTTGGCGGCAATAACGGGTTGACGGATTTTAAAGATATTCTCGGCTTTCCCATTGCAGCTAACGGCACCCGCATTTCGCTATTTTTAGCCTCCGGTTTTATGTTGATTTTTGCCTACATAGCCTGCCGCTATATTGTGACATCGCGTATGGGGAAAATTATTGTCTCTATCCGCGATGCGGAAAGTCGCACCCGTTTTTGTGGATATAAAGTGGAATCCTACAAGCTGTGGTTGTTTGTATTTTCGGCCATGCTCGCCGGTATTGCCGGTGCACTTTATGTACCGCAAGTAGGCATTATTAACCCCGGTGAATTCTCACCGCTTAATTCAATTGAGTTGGTGGTCTGGGTAGCAACCGGTGGGCGCGGTACTTTATTTGGTGCAATTGTCGGTGCATTTACCGTTAACTATGGAAAAACGGTTTTCACCTCTTACTCACCGGAAACCTGGTTATTTGCACTGGGCGCACTGTTCGTGATTGTAACCTTGGTATTACCGAAAGGCTTGGTAGGTTTATTCAGCCGTTTCAGAAAAGCGCCTGCCACAAGTGAAACCAGCGATACCGAAAAAACTGAACCGACAGCAGCGACCAAGGAGACAGTGTAA
- the urtA gene encoding urea ABC transporter substrate-binding protein — translation MKLKKIAKHVGALGIACGLTIASFSAAAAETIKVGVLHSLSGTMAISETTLKDTMLMLIEEQNKKGGLLGKKLEAVVVDPASNWPLFAEKTRELLTKDKVAAIFGCWTSVSRKSVLPVIEELNGILFYPVQYEGEESSRNVFYTGAAPNQQAIPAVDYLMNDMEVKRWVLAGTDYVYPRTTNKILEAYLLSKGVAKEDIMINYTPFGHSDWQNIVSDIKRFGSAGKKTAVVSTINGDANVPFYRELGNQKVTAEDIPVIAFSVGEEELSGIDTKPLVGHLAAWNYFMSEDNPANAAFIKQWKAFIKNDKRVTNDPMEAHYIGFNMWVKAVEKAGTTDTDKVVDAIIGVEAPNLTGGISKMLPNHHITKPVLIGEIQEDGQFLTVSQTDGLVPGDAWSDYLEGSKDLESDWIKLKCGNYNTKTKKCLGAAAAH, via the coding sequence ATGAAGCTGAAGAAGATAGCAAAACATGTCGGGGCACTCGGTATCGCCTGCGGCTTAACCATCGCCTCGTTTAGTGCGGCGGCGGCAGAAACAATCAAGGTTGGTGTACTTCACTCGCTCTCTGGCACTATGGCCATTTCAGAAACCACTCTGAAAGACACCATGTTGATGCTGATTGAAGAGCAAAATAAAAAAGGTGGCCTGCTCGGTAAAAAACTGGAAGCAGTTGTAGTTGACCCGGCATCCAACTGGCCATTGTTTGCAGAAAAAACCCGTGAATTGTTGACCAAAGATAAAGTAGCCGCAATCTTCGGTTGCTGGACCTCAGTATCACGCAAGTCTGTATTGCCTGTTATTGAAGAATTGAACGGCATTCTGTTTTATCCCGTGCAATACGAAGGTGAAGAATCTTCACGCAATGTGTTCTACACCGGCGCCGCACCAAACCAACAAGCCATCCCTGCGGTGGATTACCTGATGAATGACATGGAAGTAAAACGCTGGGTATTGGCGGGCACTGACTATGTTTATCCACGCACCACCAACAAAATTCTGGAAGCTTATTTGCTATCCAAAGGTGTTGCCAAAGAAGACATCATGATCAACTACACACCATTCGGTCATTCCGATTGGCAAAACATTGTGTCTGACATCAAACGTTTTGGTTCAGCAGGTAAAAAAACAGCCGTAGTCTCCACCATTAACGGCGATGCCAACGTACCTTTCTACCGTGAACTCGGCAACCAAAAAGTCACCGCTGAAGATATCCCGGTTATTGCCTTCTCTGTGGGTGAAGAAGAACTCTCCGGTATCGACACCAAGCCATTGGTAGGCCATTTGGCGGCATGGAACTATTTCATGAGTGAAGATAATCCTGCTAACGCTGCGTTTATCAAACAATGGAAAGCCTTTATCAAAAATGACAAGCGTGTAACTAACGACCCAATGGAAGCACACTACATTGGTTTCAATATGTGGGTAAAAGCGGTTGAGAAAGCCGGCACCACTGACACTGACAAAGTGGTTGATGCCATCATCGGCGTTGAAGCACCCAACCTGACTGGCGGCATCAGCAAAATGTTGCCAAACCATCACATCACCAAACCAGTATTGATTGGCGAAATTCAGGAAGATGGTCAATTCCTCACTGTTTCACAAACCGATGGCTTGGTTCCAGGCGATGCATGGTCTGATTACCTTGAAGGTTCAAAAGATCTGGAATCCGATTGGATCAAACTGAAGTGCGGTAACTACAACACCAAAACCAAAAAATGTTTGGGCGCTGCAGCCGCTCACTAA
- a CDS encoding GntR family transcriptional regulator — protein MKLIKTDKTKKKADEPRTNLTERIYQIIKDDIFSFRLVPGDRFSENEIAERVAASRTPVREALARLQREGYVDVSFRSGWKVNPFDFKKFEQLYDVRIVLELAAIKKLCEMETAPDLEDVKRIWLVKPEDRLKDGPTVCGLDERFHEQLIEATGNMEMARIHHEITERLRIIRRIDFTQRNRIEATYDEHAKILRTIIERRAEDAKSYLKTHIEASKAEVRKITLHMLYEAQQQHPADSE, from the coding sequence ATGAAACTTATCAAAACCGACAAAACCAAAAAGAAAGCGGATGAACCCCGCACCAATTTAACGGAGCGGATTTACCAGATTATCAAAGACGATATTTTTTCTTTCCGTTTGGTTCCAGGTGATCGTTTTAGTGAAAATGAAATTGCTGAACGTGTTGCCGCCAGTCGCACTCCGGTACGCGAAGCATTGGCGCGACTACAACGTGAAGGTTATGTGGATGTTTCCTTTCGCAGTGGCTGGAAAGTAAACCCCTTTGATTTCAAAAAATTTGAACAACTCTATGACGTTCGCATTGTTTTGGAATTGGCTGCCATCAAAAAACTGTGTGAAATGGAAACCGCACCGGATTTGGAAGATGTAAAGCGCATTTGGTTAGTCAAGCCGGAGGATCGCTTAAAAGATGGCCCAACCGTGTGCGGGTTAGATGAGCGTTTTCACGAACAACTTATTGAAGCAACCGGCAATATGGAAATGGCCCGTATTCACCATGAAATTACCGAGCGGCTACGCATTATTCGCCGTATTGATTTCACCCAGCGTAATCGTATTGAAGCCACTTACGATGAACACGCCAAGATTTTGCGCACCATTATTGAACGTCGTGCAGAAGACGCAAAAAGTTATTTAAAAACACACATTGAAGCCAGTAAGGCCGAAGTGAGGAAAATCACCTTGCATATGTTGTACGAAGCACAGCAACAACACCCGGCCGATAGCGAATAG
- the urtB gene encoding urea ABC transporter permease subunit UrtB, which translates to MRNLLKPLGRWHLQLLVLLSLCHSTMVFSQETDTALTTSEASSAVESPAATTTTESEFDTLTKALTQGSLPKRAQTAKKLAQLNDSRVASVIAALQQGTLYATKSTDPLVAIAIKSGKFVNALNGEAITGDTSDLKRIPINNTMRSQLRTLLAALNLNDKQASVRLNAVNRMIADGVDDNIINLLQERQKTEPDDDVRTAIAAAVALMNLQSSEQQIRLDAIQILRGSLQQEVRTALVDIANNDSDAKVKQQAQLALASIEDRIAAFRFAENVFFGLSLGSVLLLSAIGLAITFGVMGVINMAHGELMMIGAYVTWVVQQLFPNQIAYSLMIAIPAAFIVAGLVGIAIERGVIRFLYGRPLETLLATFGISLILQQAARSIFSPLNRAVELPEWMSGSLVINPVFSITYNRLYIFIFGLIVFFALLAILKKTSLGLKVRAVSQNRAMARAVGVRASWVDAMTFGLGSGIAGIAGVALSQLTNVGPNLGQAYIIDSFMVVVFGGVGNLWGTLVGAMGLGIISKFLEPYAGAVLAKVLVLVLLILFIQKRPKGIFPQKGRAAAD; encoded by the coding sequence ATGCGAAACCTACTCAAGCCGCTTGGAAGATGGCACCTGCAACTGCTGGTACTTTTATCACTCTGCCATTCAACCATGGTCTTTTCGCAAGAAACCGATACCGCCCTCACTACATCGGAAGCATCCAGCGCAGTAGAGTCGCCCGCTGCAACCACAACAACCGAAAGTGAATTTGATACGCTCACCAAAGCCTTAACCCAAGGTAGCTTGCCCAAGCGCGCACAAACCGCAAAAAAATTAGCGCAGCTTAACGATAGCCGTGTTGCCAGTGTGATCGCTGCATTGCAACAAGGAACACTTTACGCCACTAAATCCACTGATCCGCTGGTTGCTATCGCGATTAAATCCGGCAAGTTTGTGAATGCCCTGAACGGCGAAGCAATTACCGGCGATACCAGTGACCTTAAGCGTATTCCGATTAATAACACCATGCGCAGCCAGTTACGTACCTTGCTCGCCGCATTGAACTTAAATGATAAACAAGCCAGCGTGCGCTTGAATGCGGTAAACCGCATGATTGCCGATGGTGTTGATGACAATATCATTAACCTGCTGCAAGAGCGCCAAAAAACCGAACCCGATGACGATGTGCGCACGGCGATTGCCGCAGCAGTGGCGCTAATGAATTTACAAAGCAGCGAACAACAAATTCGCCTGGATGCCATTCAAATTTTGCGCGGTAGCTTGCAGCAGGAAGTGCGTACCGCCCTGGTGGATATTGCCAACAACGACAGCGATGCAAAAGTAAAGCAACAGGCACAGCTCGCGCTGGCATCCATTGAGGATCGTATCGCCGCCTTTCGTTTTGCCGAAAATGTATTTTTTGGCCTGAGCTTGGGCTCGGTATTGCTGCTGTCGGCTATTGGCTTGGCCATTACCTTCGGTGTGATGGGCGTAATCAATATGGCGCACGGTGAATTAATGATGATCGGCGCTTATGTAACCTGGGTGGTGCAACAGCTTTTCCCCAATCAAATTGCCTACAGTTTAATGATTGCTATTCCCGCTGCGTTTATTGTCGCTGGCTTGGTAGGCATAGCCATAGAACGCGGAGTAATTCGCTTTTTGTACGGCCGCCCGCTGGAAACACTCCTCGCTACCTTTGGTATCAGTTTAATTTTGCAACAGGCAGCGCGCAGTATTTTTTCTCCGCTGAATCGCGCCGTGGAATTACCTGAGTGGATGAGCGGTTCGCTGGTTATTAATCCGGTGTTCTCCATTACCTACAATCGTTTGTATATTTTTATCTTTGGTTTGATTGTATTTTTTGCATTGCTCGCCATCCTTAAAAAAACCTCACTCGGATTAAAAGTCCGCGCCGTTTCGCAAAACCGTGCCATGGCTCGCGCCGTGGGTGTACGCGCAAGCTGGGTTGATGCCATGACATTTGGCCTCGGCTCTGGCATTGCCGGTATCGCCGGTGTTGCGCTCTCACAACTGACTAACGTCGGCCCCAACCTCGGCCAAGCCTATATTATCGACTCGTTTATGGTGGTGGTATTTGGTGGTGTAGGCAACTTATGGGGCACACTGGTTGGCGCCATGGGCTTAGGCATTATCAGTAAATTTTTAGAACCCTATGCTGGTGCGGTGCTCGCCAAAGTATTGGTATTGGTATTGCTGATTCTATTTATTCAAAAACGCCCCAAGGGAATTTTCCCGCAGAAAGGTCGTGCGGCGGCAGATTAA
- the urtD gene encoding urea ABC transporter ATP-binding protein UrtD — MNIFSQARRSLGQNDPNFGAPLDTTHGTILYVEGVTVSFDGFRALNNLNLYIDEGELRCIIGPNGAGKTTMMDVITGKTKPDAGSVYFGQQINLLELSEHQIARGGIGRKFQKPTIFEALSVYENLELATAADKRVWWTLTQQLNSAQKYRIDEVLLQIGLAEHRYKNAGALSHGQKQWLEIGMLLMQSPRVLLVDEPVAGMTGEETEKTAELLLSLAGKHSVIVVEHDMKFVRSIARKVTVLHQGSVLTEGTMDQVQNDPKVIEVYLGE; from the coding sequence ATGAATATTTTTTCACAAGCTCGTCGCAGCCTCGGCCAGAATGACCCTAACTTTGGTGCCCCACTGGATACCACTCACGGTACCATTTTGTACGTAGAAGGTGTAACCGTTAGCTTTGATGGTTTTCGCGCACTGAATAATTTAAACCTCTATATCGATGAAGGTGAATTGCGCTGTATTATCGGCCCCAATGGTGCTGGCAAAACCACCATGATGGATGTGATCACAGGCAAAACCAAACCTGATGCAGGCAGTGTATATTTTGGGCAGCAAATTAATTTACTGGAATTATCCGAGCATCAAATTGCACGCGGCGGTATTGGCCGTAAATTCCAAAAGCCCACTATTTTTGAAGCGCTCAGCGTGTATGAAAACCTGGAGCTAGCAACAGCAGCAGATAAGCGCGTGTGGTGGACACTCACCCAACAATTGAATTCAGCACAAAAATACCGTATCGATGAAGTGCTACTGCAAATTGGTTTGGCCGAACATCGTTACAAAAATGCAGGCGCTTTATCCCACGGACAAAAGCAGTGGCTGGAAATTGGCATGTTGCTGATGCAAAGCCCGCGAGTCTTATTGGTAGATGAACCTGTCGCGGGTATGACCGGTGAAGAAACGGAAAAAACCGCTGAACTTTTATTATCGCTTGCAGGTAAACACTCGGTGATTGTGGTGGAACACGACATGAAATTTGTGCGCTCTATCGCGCGCAAAGTCACGGTACTACACCAAGGCTCGGTGCTCACGGAAGGCACTATGGATCAGGTACAAAATGATCCTAAAGTGATTGAAGTCTACCTTGGCGAATAA